Genomic DNA from Aminobacterium mobile DSM 12262:
GAGATTGCAGACCTTTTCCACTTTGATCGGACGACAATTAGTAAACATCTAGCACTCTTGCGAGATCTCGACATTATAGAGGATCGTAAAGATGGTTTGCATATTTATTATTCCTTAAAGATGAATTGTTTGGCCACATTACTTCAGTGTATTGAGCACGTAGTGCAGGGGCATCCCATATCTGGATATCACCATGCTCCCTGTTTTTGTGCCATGAGAAAGGAGACACAAGATGAAGATACAAATACTGGGAACAGGCTGTCCAAAGTGTAAAAAACTTGCGGAAATGGCAGAGAAAGTTGCAACAGAACTTGGAGTCGACTTCGAAAT
This window encodes:
- a CDS encoding ArsR/SmtB family transcription factor, whose protein sequence is MIDLEAKLQREKAAVLKALGHPVRLSIVEILAKKEMCACEIADLFHFDRTTISKHLALLRDLDIIEDRKDGLHIYYSLKMNCLATLLQCIEHVVQGHPISGYHHAPCFCAMRKETQDEDTNTGNRLSKV